One Aegilops tauschii subsp. strangulata cultivar AL8/78 chromosome 7, Aet v6.0, whole genome shotgun sequence genomic window carries:
- the LOC109767453 gene encoding transcription factor RF2a encodes MSRSPAPDGGGGGGGNRLPPVKPSVSLSPSPTGPPESDISHMPDSPARSLGHRRAHSEIIGLPDDHDLDLPGCAGDGPSLSDENEEELFSMFLDAEKLNAQLREASETESSCASAGAGAGPRPRHHHSHSMDASSSFDAEQLLGTPAVEGMSTVEAKKAMSNAKLAELALVDPKKAKRIWANRQSAARSKERKMRYISELERKVQTLHAEATTLSTQLALLHRDTAGLSTKNSELKMRLQNVQQQIHLQDALNDALKSELQRLKMATSHMGNTVGGMMNLIGPPPPHSVGGNQPMFHIQGQAAMQPLHQMQQIHPQHQQPLLHPLQLQAQQLLLQQQASAAPPPNPKMKRAISAPNQWIGGWSESSGN; translated from the exons ATGAGCAGGTCTCCGGCCccggatggcggcggcggcggcggcggcaatcGCTTGCCGCCAGTGAAACCGTCGGTGTCGCTGTCACCGTCGCCGACGGGCCCTCCGGAGAGCGACATCAGCCACATGCCGGACTCCCCCGCGCGCAGCCTCGGCCACCGCCGCGCGCACTCCGAGATCATCGGCCTCCCCGACGACCACGACCTCGACCTCCCGGGCTGCGCAGGGGACGGGCCGTCGCTGTCGGACGAGAACGAGGAGGAGCTCTTCTCCATGTTCCTCGACGCCGAGAAGCTCAACGCGCAGCTGCGCGAGGCGTCGGAGACGGAGTCGTCGTGCGCCTCGGCGGGCGCCGGTGCGGGGCCGAGGCCGCGCCATCACCACAGCCATTCCATGGACGCGTCGAGCTCTTTCGACGCGGAGCAGCTGCTTGGGACGCCGGCGGTGGAGGGGATGTCGACGGTGGAGGCCAAGAAGGCAATGTCCAACGCAAAGCTCGCAGAACTAGCGCTTGTCGACCCAAAGAAGGCAAAAAG GATTTGGGCTAATAGACAATCGGCGGCCAGATCGAAAGAAAGGAAGATGCGGTATATTTCTGAACTTGAACGGAAGGTGCAAACCCTGCATGCAGAAGCAACAACATTGTCAACCCAGCTGGCACTTCTACAT AGAGACACTGCCGGGCTCTCTACCAAGAACAGCGAACTGAAGATGCGCCTGCAAAACGTGCAGCAACAAATCCACTTACAAGATG CTCTGAATGACGCACTGAAATCTGAGCTGCAAAGGCTGAAGATGGCGACGAGCCACATGGGCAACACCGTTGGGGGAATGATGAACTTGATCGGCCCACCCCCGCCGCACTCGGTTGGAGGGAACCAGCCAATGTTCCACATTCAGGGCCAGGCTGCAATGCAGCCACTGCACCAGATGCAGCAGATTCACCCTCAGCACCAGCAGCCGTTGCTGCATCCGCTGCAACTGCAAGCACAGCAGCTGCTGTTGCAGCAGCAGGCTTCTGCTGCACCACCACCCAACCCGAAGATGAAACGGGCCATCTCCGCTCCGAACCAGTGGATTGGTGGGTGGTCCGAGAGCAGTGGCAACTGA
- the LOC109767452 gene encoding uncharacterized protein isoform X1, translating into MASLVPGVLLKLLQHMNSDVKVAGEHRSSLLQVVSIVPALAGSDLFTNQGFYLKVSDSSHATYVSLPEDQHDLILSDTIQLGQFIHVDRLEAATPVPILRGVRPVPGRHACVGTPEDLVMTSSSKFLGEKKAQPPANGSKDAGALSLEKEQSKLEKLNASVKNNGTETKKPQLTKSNSSLSKQALASLFDKKEVVSSKVKSNNPRSTPSSPTSVHSLPASFERFSNGMKQRTKVKGADKSSPSKLSLLEKAASVLKVTTAGRKSSAGNSLSNTLLSLESGPKALRRSWEGKADANVKANSDSKGAKADRKSEIRSTSTPRRRPPPPADEKPSHKDDTKILTPPRKSTASAPSDDSDRPVNKHLSPIRRTSGVLSNTNITNLMKIAANSKKLTDASTSWTALPPSLAKLGKELLKYRDAAQMAAVEAMQEASAAESLLRCLSSYAEVSSTAEEQNPQLAVEQFLALHSAMSRATVVADSLAKAAAATSTATSPDQSTAGEAASIDEESLAVAAERRRRAASWVGAGLATDLSAFSLYNLRPAPANTSSPLAVVLVDESVKPAATTKASPPAKSRLSPAKGKGRPVHVVAAAAATAAPPPEWERGGGAEERGELARRLGEEARRWFLEFVERFLDADVAAAAPWDRDRAARMLPQLKRVNDWLSEIGNPPPVEPPPHDAGDEEVGAAAPATASNGVPEQTIERLRKKIYEYLLTNVDSAAAVLGETSPAAIGRKG; encoded by the exons ATGGCTTCGCTTGTGCCCGGGGTCCTCCTCAAGCTCCTTCAGCACATGAACAGCGACGTCAAAGTCGCGGGCGAGCACCGGTCGTCCCTTCTTCAGGTCGTCAGCATTGTTCCGGCGCTTGCTGGCAGCGATCTCTTCACCAACCAGGGGTTCTACCTCAAGGTGTCTGATTCCTCGCACGCGACCTACGTTTCCCTGCCGGAGGACCAGCATGACCTCATATTGAGCGACACAATTCAGCTGGGGCAGTTCATCCATGTAGACCGTCTTGAGGCCGCCACCCCGGTGCCTATCTTGAGGGGAGTCAGGCCGGTTCCAGGCCGACATGCGTGCGTCGGCACTCCCGAAGACCTTGTCATGACTAGTTCCTCCAAGTTTCTTGGCGAAAAAAAGGCACAACCACCCGCCAACGGTTCCAAGGATGCAGGGGCCTTGTCACTGGAGAAAGAGCAGAGCAAGTTGGAGAAACTAAATGCTTCTGTGAAGAACAACGGGACAGAAACCAAGAAACCGCAGCTGACCAAGTCGAATTCTTCGCTTTCGAAGCAAGCGCTGGCCAGTCTTTTCGACAAGAAGGAAGTGGTTAGCTCAAAGGTGAAGTCAAACAATCCTAGGTCGACACCTTCATCTCCTACCAGCGTACATTCTCTACCTGCATCATTTGAAAGATTCTCAAATGGCATGAAGCAGAGAACAAAAGTGAAAGGAGCAGACAAGTCATCGCCATCAAAGTTATCCTTGTTAGAAAAAGCAGCTTCTGTGTTGAAGGTTACTACAGCAGGGAGGAAGTCCTCTGCAGGCAACTCCCTTAGTAACACTCTGTTAAGTCTTGAATCGGGACCAAAGGCGTTGAGAAGAAGCTGGGAAGGGAAGGCAGATGCAAACGTCAAGGCCAATTCAGATTCAAAGGGAGCCAAAGCTGACAGGAAGTCTGAGATTAGAAGCACAtcg ACTCCTAGACGAAGACCGCCACCACCAGCAGATGAGAAGCCCTCACACAAGGATGATACTAAGATTCTGACTCCTCCAAGGAAGAGCACAGCAAGTGCTCCATCAGATGATTCTGACCGACCGGTGAATAAGCATCTTTCTCCTATAAGAAGGACATCTGGGGTTTTAAGTAACACCAACATTACAAATTTAATGAAGATTGCTGCAAATAGCAAAAAATTGACGGACGCGAGCACTTCATGGACGGCACTTCCTCCATCACTTGCTAAATTAGGAAAG GAGCTTCTCAAATACAGGGATGCCGCACAAATGGCTGCGGTTGAAGCCATGCAAGAAGCTTCTGCTGCAGAGAGCTTACTTCGATGTTTAAG CTCGTATGCCGAGGTGAGCTCGACGGCAGAGGAGCAGAACCCGCAGCTTGCCGTGGAGCAGTTCCTCGCTCTGCACTCAGCCATGTCGCGTGCCACCGTCGTCGCTGACTCGCTTGCCAAGGCTGCCGCAGCGACCTCTACAGCGACTTCACCGGACCAGTCAACAGCGGGCGAAGCCGCGAGCATCGACGAGGAATCCCTTGCCGTTGCAgcggagcgccgccgccgcgcagcaTCCTGGGTGGGCGCCGGTCTCGCCACTGACCTCTCCGCCTTCTCCCTCTACAACCTCAGGCCGGCCCCCGCCAACACGTCCTCGCCGCTGGCCGTCGTGCTCGTCGACGAGTCGGTGAAGCCGGCCGCGACCACGAAGGCATCGCCACCAGCGAAGTCGCGGCTGTCGCCCGCGAAGGGGAAGGGGAGGCCGGTCCAtgtcgtggcggcggcggcggcgacggccgccCCTCCGCCGGAGTGGGAGAGGGGAGGCGGCGCGGAGGAGAGGGGCGAGCTCGCGAGGCGGCTCGGTGAGGAGGCAAGGCGGTGGTTCCTGGAGTTCGTAGAGCGGTTCCTTGACGCCGACGTGGCGGCAGCTGCGCCATGGGACCGCGACCGTGCGGCCAGGATGCTCCCGCAGCTGAAGCGCGTCAACGACTGGCTCAGCGAGATCGGGAACCCGCCCCCGGTGGAACCTCCGCCCCACGACGCGGGCGACGAGGAGGTCGGCGCCGCAGCGCCCGCCACTGCATCCAACGGTGTGCCCGAGCAGACGATAGAACGGCTGAGGAAGAAGATCTACGAGTACCTCCTCACCAACGTCGACTCGGCCGCCGCCGTGCTCGGCGAGACGTCGCCGGCGGCAATCGGGAGGAAGGGGTGA
- the LOC109767454 gene encoding peptidyl-prolyl cis-trans isomerase FKBP16-3, chloroplastic, whose amino-acid sequence MAAAASSSASPLLLPSGPRGASSRAWLPSGGGGRAFIRGGNTRAPCCCRAAAGGSAAQCGGADDDNGGVVTRRGVFGAVVLGVSSSALCLQAALDAVAGGLPPEEKPKLCDAACEAELENLPMVTTESGLQYKDIKVGQGPSPPIGFQVAANCIAMVPNGQIFDSSLEKGQPYIFRVGAGQVIKGLDEGILSMKVGGLRRLYIPGQLAFPKGLTSAPGRPRVAPSSPVVFDVNLLFVPGLDDDE is encoded by the exons ATGGCTGCTGCGGCCTCTTCCTCGGCCTCGCCGCTTCTCCTCCCGTCAGGGCCGCGTGGCGCTAGCTCGAGGGCCTGGCTtcccagcggcggcggcggcagggcgtTCATCAGAGGTGGCAACACCAGGGCGCCGTGCTGCTGCAGGGCTGCCGCTGGCGGAAGCGCGGCGCAATGCGGAGGAGctgacgacgacaacggcggcgTGGTCACGCGGAGGGGCGTGTTTGGGGCGGTGGTTCTGGGGGTGTCGTCGTCCGCGTTATGCCTGCAGGCCGCGCTCGACGCCGTCGCCGGCGGGCTGCCGCCGGAGGAGAAGCCCAAGCTCTGCGACGCCGCCTGCGAGGCAGAGCTCGAGAAT CTGCCTATGGTGACTACGGAGTCCGGTTTGCAGTACAAGGACATCAAAGTCGGCCAAGGGCCGAGTCCGCCCATTGGCTTCCAG GTTGCTGCAAACTGCATCGCCATGGTGCCAAACGGACAGATATTCGATAG CTCGCTGGAGAAAGGCCAGCCCTACATATTCCGTGTTGGCGCAGGACAG GTGATAAAGGGACTTGATGAAGGGATCTTGTCGATGAAAGTTGGAGGACTGCGTCGGTTGTACATACCCGGTCAA TTAGCATTCCCTAAGGGCCTTACTTCAGCACCCGGAAGGCCAAGAGTGGCTCCGAGCAGCCCCGTCGTATTTGACGTCAACCTATTGTTCGTACCTGGTCTTGACGACGATGAGTGA
- the LOC109767452 gene encoding uncharacterized protein isoform X2: MASLVPGVLLKLLQHMNSDVKVAGEHRSSLLQVVSIVPALAGSDLFTNQGFYLKVSDSSHATYVSLPEDQHDLILSDTIQLGQFIHVDRLEAATPVPILRGVRPVPGRHACVGTPEDLVMTSSSKFLGEKKAQPPANGSKDAGALSLEKEQSKLEKLNASVKNNGTETKKPQLTKSNSSLSKQALASLFDKKEVVSSKRTKVKGADKSSPSKLSLLEKAASVLKVTTAGRKSSAGNSLSNTLLSLESGPKALRRSWEGKADANVKANSDSKGAKADRKSEIRSTSTPRRRPPPPADEKPSHKDDTKILTPPRKSTASAPSDDSDRPVNKHLSPIRRTSGVLSNTNITNLMKIAANSKKLTDASTSWTALPPSLAKLGKELLKYRDAAQMAAVEAMQEASAAESLLRCLSSYAEVSSTAEEQNPQLAVEQFLALHSAMSRATVVADSLAKAAAATSTATSPDQSTAGEAASIDEESLAVAAERRRRAASWVGAGLATDLSAFSLYNLRPAPANTSSPLAVVLVDESVKPAATTKASPPAKSRLSPAKGKGRPVHVVAAAAATAAPPPEWERGGGAEERGELARRLGEEARRWFLEFVERFLDADVAAAAPWDRDRAARMLPQLKRVNDWLSEIGNPPPVEPPPHDAGDEEVGAAAPATASNGVPEQTIERLRKKIYEYLLTNVDSAAAVLGETSPAAIGRKG, from the exons ATGGCTTCGCTTGTGCCCGGGGTCCTCCTCAAGCTCCTTCAGCACATGAACAGCGACGTCAAAGTCGCGGGCGAGCACCGGTCGTCCCTTCTTCAGGTCGTCAGCATTGTTCCGGCGCTTGCTGGCAGCGATCTCTTCACCAACCAGGGGTTCTACCTCAAGGTGTCTGATTCCTCGCACGCGACCTACGTTTCCCTGCCGGAGGACCAGCATGACCTCATATTGAGCGACACAATTCAGCTGGGGCAGTTCATCCATGTAGACCGTCTTGAGGCCGCCACCCCGGTGCCTATCTTGAGGGGAGTCAGGCCGGTTCCAGGCCGACATGCGTGCGTCGGCACTCCCGAAGACCTTGTCATGACTAGTTCCTCCAAGTTTCTTGGCGAAAAAAAGGCACAACCACCCGCCAACGGTTCCAAGGATGCAGGGGCCTTGTCACTGGAGAAAGAGCAGAGCAAGTTGGAGAAACTAAATGCTTCTGTGAAGAACAACGGGACAGAAACCAAGAAACCGCAGCTGACCAAGTCGAATTCTTCGCTTTCGAAGCAAGCGCTGGCCAGTCTTTTCGACAAGAAGGAAGTGGTTAGCTCAAAG AGAACAAAAGTGAAAGGAGCAGACAAGTCATCGCCATCAAAGTTATCCTTGTTAGAAAAAGCAGCTTCTGTGTTGAAGGTTACTACAGCAGGGAGGAAGTCCTCTGCAGGCAACTCCCTTAGTAACACTCTGTTAAGTCTTGAATCGGGACCAAAGGCGTTGAGAAGAAGCTGGGAAGGGAAGGCAGATGCAAACGTCAAGGCCAATTCAGATTCAAAGGGAGCCAAAGCTGACAGGAAGTCTGAGATTAGAAGCACAtcg ACTCCTAGACGAAGACCGCCACCACCAGCAGATGAGAAGCCCTCACACAAGGATGATACTAAGATTCTGACTCCTCCAAGGAAGAGCACAGCAAGTGCTCCATCAGATGATTCTGACCGACCGGTGAATAAGCATCTTTCTCCTATAAGAAGGACATCTGGGGTTTTAAGTAACACCAACATTACAAATTTAATGAAGATTGCTGCAAATAGCAAAAAATTGACGGACGCGAGCACTTCATGGACGGCACTTCCTCCATCACTTGCTAAATTAGGAAAG GAGCTTCTCAAATACAGGGATGCCGCACAAATGGCTGCGGTTGAAGCCATGCAAGAAGCTTCTGCTGCAGAGAGCTTACTTCGATGTTTAAG CTCGTATGCCGAGGTGAGCTCGACGGCAGAGGAGCAGAACCCGCAGCTTGCCGTGGAGCAGTTCCTCGCTCTGCACTCAGCCATGTCGCGTGCCACCGTCGTCGCTGACTCGCTTGCCAAGGCTGCCGCAGCGACCTCTACAGCGACTTCACCGGACCAGTCAACAGCGGGCGAAGCCGCGAGCATCGACGAGGAATCCCTTGCCGTTGCAgcggagcgccgccgccgcgcagcaTCCTGGGTGGGCGCCGGTCTCGCCACTGACCTCTCCGCCTTCTCCCTCTACAACCTCAGGCCGGCCCCCGCCAACACGTCCTCGCCGCTGGCCGTCGTGCTCGTCGACGAGTCGGTGAAGCCGGCCGCGACCACGAAGGCATCGCCACCAGCGAAGTCGCGGCTGTCGCCCGCGAAGGGGAAGGGGAGGCCGGTCCAtgtcgtggcggcggcggcggcgacggccgccCCTCCGCCGGAGTGGGAGAGGGGAGGCGGCGCGGAGGAGAGGGGCGAGCTCGCGAGGCGGCTCGGTGAGGAGGCAAGGCGGTGGTTCCTGGAGTTCGTAGAGCGGTTCCTTGACGCCGACGTGGCGGCAGCTGCGCCATGGGACCGCGACCGTGCGGCCAGGATGCTCCCGCAGCTGAAGCGCGTCAACGACTGGCTCAGCGAGATCGGGAACCCGCCCCCGGTGGAACCTCCGCCCCACGACGCGGGCGACGAGGAGGTCGGCGCCGCAGCGCCCGCCACTGCATCCAACGGTGTGCCCGAGCAGACGATAGAACGGCTGAGGAAGAAGATCTACGAGTACCTCCTCACCAACGTCGACTCGGCCGCCGCCGTGCTCGGCGAGACGTCGCCGGCGGCAATCGGGAGGAAGGGGTGA